In Leucobacter denitrificans, the genomic window GACACAGTTCCTGCCGAGTTGGTGTCTGGCTACGGCGAACTCGTTTCGCGCTAGGGTCGATGCGGCATCGCGCGTTTCGCAAAGCAGTGGCTGAGGAGTTTGGGGAAGCCCACTCAGGCGTACTGATGCGCGACTATTGGATCGCCTCGCTCGGGAGTACTCCCGACGAGGCGCTTTCTCATGGTGTAACTCCTCGTACGGTCTGGGAGGCTTTGTGCATTGAGTTTGAGGTGCCCGAATCGCGCCGTCACGGCCGAAGCCTCGACGATCCGCGCGAATAAGTCTTCCGTGCTTCGCGACACGCGGTCGCGAACTATTCGAATATGTGTTCGAAGAGTGTTATCGTCTTCCACAGGTGGGTAACTGGTAGAAATTCTCCACAGTTTGATCAAATTGGCTCCGAATGTCAGAGGTCAAGCGTAGGGTCTGAAACCAGAAGCCCCGTGCCTTGTCAGCAGCACTTTGGTGATGCCGTGACAGTCGGTAGGCAGCAACCCAGCGGTACACCGCGCGAACATAAAGGAAGACATCATGGCAGCACCAAAGGATCGCGAGAAGGCTCTCGAATCAGCTCTCGCGCAGATCGATCGCCAGTTTGGCAAGGGCGCAATCATGCGCATGGGTAGTCAGGAACGCCAGCCGGTCGAGATTATCCCCACGGGTTCGGTCGCGCTCGATGTTGCGCTCGGCATAGGTGGACTCCCGCGGGGCCGCATTATTGAGATTTACGGGCCGGAGTCGTCGGGTAAGACGACGCTTACGCTTCACGCCATCGCGAATGCACAGCGTGGTGGAGGCATTGCTGCTTTTATCGACGCAGAGCATGCGCTCGATCCTGAGTACGCCCAGAAGCTCGGAGTCGATATCGATGCTCTGCTCGTTGCACAGCCAGATACCGGTGAGCAGGCTCTTGAGATTGCCGACATGCTTATTCGTTCGGGGTCTGTAGACCTCGTCGTCATCGACTCCGTTGCGGCACTTGTGCCAAAGGCCGAGATTGACGGCGAAATGGGTGACAGCCACGTTGGGCTGCAGGCGCGACTCATGTCGCAAGCGCTTCGAAAGATTACTGGCAGCTTGAACTCGACAAAGACCACTGCGATCTTTATTAACCAGTTGCGCGAGAAGGTCGGTGTCTTCTTTGGCAGCCCAGAGACCACTTCAGGCGGTAAAGCGCTGAAGTTCTATGCCTCGGTGCGACTTGATATTCGTCGAATTCAGACCCTGAAAGACGGGCAAGAAGCGGTGGGCAACCGCACTCGTGTGAAGGTTGTGAAGAACAAGATGGCACCGCCCTTCAAGCAGGCCGAGTTCGACATCCTGTACGGCAAGGGAATCTCGCGTGAGGGTTCACTCATCGACTACGGAGTGGAACATGGGTTCATTAAGAAGAGCGGCGCTTGGTACACCTACGAAGGCGATCAACTCGGTCAGGGCATGGAGAACTCGCGCAGGTTCCTCATTGAGCACGCAGATATTGCGGCCGAGATTGAAGAGAAGATTCTCACAAAGCTTGGAGTGAACGGGCGCAGTGCTGAAGAGCCGACTACTGAGGTCGCGGCCGAGACTCCGAAACTCGCAGCGAGCGCGTAGTCATGGCTGTGCGGTTTCTGCCGAGCCCTGAGGATCGGCCCCGGCCGCCTCGCGAGGAGCGTGGAGATCTCGCAGAGGTCATTGAGTTCCGCACGAAACTTCAGGGTTTCAGGTCAAGCGAGGAGCAAGAGGCTGATAAGGAGCCTGTTCCGGTAGCTTTGGAGCTGCCACCGGTCGGAAGCGAGGAGCGGGTTGCGCGCGACGACGCTGCTCCGGTGGCTTTAGAGCAGCCGTCGGCAGGTGCAGCTGCAGTCAAGCTTCTTGCGCGGCGCGCGCTGTCGAGCGGAGAACTGCGTCGAGCGCTCCTTGACGCAGAGTTTCCCGAAATCGACGTGGAAGAGGCTATCGCGGAGTGTGAGTCGTCGCTTTACCTGGACGATACAGACCTCGCGCGTTCTGTGACCTACAAGCTGCGCGACAGCAAGGGCGAGAGTCGCGCACGCATACGCCGAAAGCTGCGCGAACGGTTGCTGCCTGACGTAGCGATTGAGGCCGCGCTGGCCGAGCTAGACGATGAGGAAGAGTACGAGCTTCTTCAACAAACCGCGTCAGACCGAGCACGGAGAATGGTAGATCTCGACAGACAGGTTGCGGAGCGACGGCTGCTCGGATTTCTCGCGCGACGAGGATGGGTAGGGGAACGAGCGAGCCGGGCGGTGAGAGAAGCTCTCGACGAATTGGGAGTCGGCTGGGTTAGGGGTTCAGTGCGCTTTCAGTGACGGTCTGACCTCCAGCAACGCCCAGGTAGAATTGAGGCCATGCTTACCGCCGAGGCCACCATTATCGAACCATCGCCCGCAGCGCTCCGTTCCGACGGCACTCCGCGTAGCTATGCTGTTCGCACGCTCGGTTGCCAGATGAACGTGCACGACTCAGAGCGCATGTCTGGGTCGCTCGAGGCAGCAGGCTACGTCGCTGCCGAGAAACCTGAAGATGCCGATGTATATGTGATTAACACGTGCGCGGTTCGTGAGAACGCCGCGAACAAGCTGTACGGCAGCCTCGGTAATTTGGCGAAGACCAAGCGTGCCCGCGAGGGCATGCAGATTGCCGTTGGCGGCTGCCTCGCGCAAAAGGATCAGGGCGAGATTGTTGATAAGGCGCCATGGGTAGACGTCGTTTTCGGCACGCACAACATGGGCTCGCTTCCCGCGCTTCTCGAGCGTGCACGCCACAACGCTGAGGCTCAGGTAGAGATACTTGAAGCACTTGAAACGTTCCCTTCTATGCTTCCGACAAAGCGCGAATCAGCGTCGAGTGGTTGGGTGTCTATTTCTGTGGGGTGCAACAACACTTGCACGTTCTGCATCGTTCCATCCCTCCGCGGCAAAGAGAAAGACCGTCGCCCCGGTGCGATCCTCGCTGAGGTGCAGGCCCTCGTCGACGACGGGGCAGTCGAAGTGACGCTGCTGGGTCAGAACGTCAACACCTACGGAGTCGAGTTCGGTGACCGTCAGGCATTCGGCAAGCTGCTGCGTGCAATGGGCGAGGTCGAGGGTCTCGAGCGGGTTCGGTTCACGAGCCCTCACCCGGCCGCATTCACTGACGATGTCATTGCTGCGATGGCCGAAACACCGAACGTCATGCCCTCGCTCCACATGCCGTTGCAGTCGGGTTCAGACACCATTCTCAAGGCCATGCGCCGCTCCTACCGATCGAAGAAGTTCCTCGGAATCCTCGAAGAGGTCAGGCGCCAAATCCCAAATGCGGCGATCACCACCGACATCATTGTTGGCTTCCCTGGTGAGACCGAAGAAGACTTCCAAGAGACGCTCAGAGTCGTCGAAGAGTCGCGGTTTGCGAGCGCATTCACCTTCCAATACTCGATCCGCCCGGGAACACCCGCCGCGACAATGGAGAACCAAGTGCCTAAGGAGTTCGTGCAAGAACGCTTTGAGCGCCTCACCGCACTGCAAGACCGCATTTCCTTTGAAGAGAACCACGCCCAGATTGGTCGCACCGTCGAGGTGCTCGTTTCTGCCGGTGAAGGCCGAAAAGACGGTGCAACACACAGGCTCTCGGGTCGCTCAGAAGACAACCGGCTCGTGCACTTCGCGATTCCCGAGGGTGCCGAGGTGCCGCGACCGGGCGACACCGTCACTGCGATTGTGACATCGGCTGCGCCATTCTTCATCATTGCCGACGACACTTCGCAGTACTCGGTAAGGCGAACGCGTGCGGGTGACGCCTGGGACCGGAGGCAGGCCGACAGCTGCGGCGTGCCCGCGCCGTCTGGTGGTTCTTCTGGCGCTGTAAACCTCGGTCTGC contains:
- the miaB gene encoding tRNA (N6-isopentenyl adenosine(37)-C2)-methylthiotransferase MiaB encodes the protein MLTAEATIIEPSPAALRSDGTPRSYAVRTLGCQMNVHDSERMSGSLEAAGYVAAEKPEDADVYVINTCAVRENAANKLYGSLGNLAKTKRAREGMQIAVGGCLAQKDQGEIVDKAPWVDVVFGTHNMGSLPALLERARHNAEAQVEILEALETFPSMLPTKRESASSGWVSISVGCNNTCTFCIVPSLRGKEKDRRPGAILAEVQALVDDGAVEVTLLGQNVNTYGVEFGDRQAFGKLLRAMGEVEGLERVRFTSPHPAAFTDDVIAAMAETPNVMPSLHMPLQSGSDTILKAMRRSYRSKKFLGILEEVRRQIPNAAITTDIIVGFPGETEEDFQETLRVVEESRFASAFTFQYSIRPGTPAATMENQVPKEFVQERFERLTALQDRISFEENHAQIGRTVEVLVSAGEGRKDGATHRLSGRSEDNRLVHFAIPEGAEVPRPGDTVTAIVTSAAPFFIIADDTSQYSVRRTRAGDAWDRRQADSCGVPAPSGGSSGAVNLGLPTLRVGG
- a CDS encoding DUF3046 domain-containing protein, translated to MRHRAFRKAVAEEFGEAHSGVLMRDYWIASLGSTPDEALSHGVTPRTVWEALCIEFEVPESRRHGRSLDDPRE
- the recA gene encoding recombinase RecA, with the translated sequence MAAPKDREKALESALAQIDRQFGKGAIMRMGSQERQPVEIIPTGSVALDVALGIGGLPRGRIIEIYGPESSGKTTLTLHAIANAQRGGGIAAFIDAEHALDPEYAQKLGVDIDALLVAQPDTGEQALEIADMLIRSGSVDLVVIDSVAALVPKAEIDGEMGDSHVGLQARLMSQALRKITGSLNSTKTTAIFINQLREKVGVFFGSPETTSGGKALKFYASVRLDIRRIQTLKDGQEAVGNRTRVKVVKNKMAPPFKQAEFDILYGKGISREGSLIDYGVEHGFIKKSGAWYTYEGDQLGQGMENSRRFLIEHADIAAEIEEKILTKLGVNGRSAEEPTTEVAAETPKLAASA
- a CDS encoding regulatory protein RecX, producing the protein MAVRFLPSPEDRPRPPREERGDLAEVIEFRTKLQGFRSSEEQEADKEPVPVALELPPVGSEERVARDDAAPVALEQPSAGAAAVKLLARRALSSGELRRALLDAEFPEIDVEEAIAECESSLYLDDTDLARSVTYKLRDSKGESRARIRRKLRERLLPDVAIEAALAELDDEEEYELLQQTASDRARRMVDLDRQVAERRLLGFLARRGWVGERASRAVREALDELGVGWVRGSVRFQ